A window of Nomascus leucogenys isolate Asia chromosome X, Asia_NLE_v1, whole genome shotgun sequence contains these coding sequences:
- the LOC115833298 gene encoding melanoma-associated antigen 9 yields MSLEQRSLPCKPDEDLEAQGEDLGLMGAQDPTGEEQEATSSSDKEEEEMSAVGSSSPPQSPQGGASSSTSVYYALWSQFDEGSSSQEEEGPSTSVDPAHLDFMFQETLKLKVAELVRFLLHKYRVKEPVTKAEMLERVIKNYKHYFPVIFGKASEFMQLIFGTDVKEVDPAGHSYIVVTALGLSCDSMLGDGHSMPKAALLIIILGVILTEDNCAPEEVIWEALSVMGVYVGTEHIFYGEPRKLLTQDWVQENYLEYRQVPGSDPAHYEFLWGSKAHAETSYEKIINYLVMVNAREPICYPSLYEEALGEEQEGV; encoded by the coding sequence ATGTCTCTTGAGCAGAGGAGTCTGCCCTGCAAGCCTGATGAAGACCTTGAAGCCCAAGGAGAGGACTTGGGCCTGATGGGTGCACAGGATCCCACAGGCGAGGAGCAGGAGGCTACCTCCTCCTCtgacaaggaggaggaggagatgtcTGCTGTTGGGTCATCAAGTCCTCCCCAGAGTCCTCAGGGAGGCGCTTCCTCCTCCACTTCCGTCTACTACGCTTTATGGAGCCAATTCGATGAGGGCTCCAGCAGTCAAGAAGAGGAAGGGCCAAGCACCTCGGTCGACCCAGCTCACCTGGATTTCATGTTCCAAGAAACACTGAAATTGAAGGTGGCTGAGTTGGTTCGTTTCCTGCTCCACAAATATCGAGTCAAGGAGCCGGTCACAAAGGCAGAAATGCTGGAGAGAGTCATCAAAAATTACAAGCACTACTTTCCTGTGATCTTCGGCAAAGCCTCCGAGTTCATGCAGCTGATCTTTGGCACTGATGTGAAGGAGGTGGACCCCGCTGGCCACTCCTACATCGTTGTCACTGCTCTTGGCCTCTCGTGTGATAGCATGCTGGGTGATGGTCATAGCATGCCCAAGGCCGCCCTCCTGATCATTATCCTGGGTGTGATCTTAACCGAAGACAACTGCGCCCCTGAAGAGGTTATCTGGGAAGCGTTGAGTGTGATGGGGGTGTATGTTGGGACGGAGCACATTTTCTATGGGGAGCCCAGGAAGCTGCTCACCCAAGATTGGGTGCAGGAAAACTACCTGGAGTACCGGCAGGTGCCCGGCAGTGATCCTGCGCACTACGAGTTCCTGTGGGGTTCAAAGGCCCATGCTGAAACCAGCTATGAGAAGATCATAAATTATTTGGTCATGGTCAACGCAAGAGAGCCCATTTGCTACCCATCCCTTTATGAAGAGGCTTTGGGAGAGGAGCAAGAGGGAGTCTGA